ACTCACCATTACCTTGGAAGCAGAATTTGACTTTTTCATGCTCCCTGTTTCCAAGTATTTTTTTACAGCAATCTTGGAGCGAAATCTCTTTTTGGTTATTGGTTCGACATAGTACTGCAAAAAAGTAAAATTTAAGATCAATAGACCAGTACATATCAATTTGGCAAAAACTTACAATTTTTAAACATATTGTATAAGATATATAGTAAGATCGAAACTAGATTTTACATAGCATTTTTGATTATGAACGTGATTCTTATTTGTAAATTTATCAGAAAGACTCTTATAATAGATTTCAGATGAAGATCTTGTATTTAATCTCAGTGGTTTTTTCTCGATTtgttcagaatagtaatattatAATCTTGGTTAGATTAATTAGCCAATTTGATCAAAGTCCATGGAGATAATTGTATTTTATAATTTGATTTGGTTCTAATGGGAGTTGGTCTATACTGGCACAATTTGATatacttttttttaaaataaaaactatacATTTATTACATCTGAAATTAGAGCATATATTGAATATGTTCATACTAAAAATACCAAATTTATTCATATAATGACTGCTTGTTTTTCTTCTTCATCTCACTCGACCTCAACACGAGAAGTAAGTGAAAATCAGTACACGCATTAAAAAAACACTTTGAACACACATGTGTGAACCAAAAATGGTCAAAAAAGCGTCTGATCCAATTTCTTGTTCAACACTACCAAATCCATTTTTCAATTATTAAATAACTATCATTTTTTATTACATTGAACATATTATTATTTTTACTCTTTAGCAATTCTTGAATTTACCTTCCATAAATCTACGAGACAGCTTAATTTTTGTAGACATACACACCCGAATCTCAATAATTAATACTTCACAAAAAACACaataaaaacataaataaaaaaacTTTAAATAACATTCCATTTAAAAAGGCAAGTAAATCGACAAATTGTACCTTATCAATAGTTCCGGCAGTAGCTCCATTAGCCCGGATCTTGGAAATAATCGTCCAGCCCGCGGGCAACCAACGAGAAGTTTCTTCTATATCTTCACTTCCTTTCTTGGCCCGCTTTGCCCGCTTGGCCTCAGTGCCCTTAGATCCACCTTCATCAGCAATGAAATTGTCGGTTCCTAAAAGCGGGTCAGACTCAGCTATGGCTTTCGGGTTGGACTCAGGTATGGCGATGAAATCTCCGGCAGCGGCGAATGCGGACAGTGAGTTCATGATATTGGGAAAATTCATGAAAATATAATATGCGGCGGATTACAATGtttatatatgaaataaaaaCCCTAAAAAGAACCTAATGGATTAAGGCCCATAAATAATTGGGCTTTATTATATATAAACTGCTTAATTAATATACTCATAGCCCcacatataaaatatataaatacgtTATTTATATTCACCACTAAATTCATTTAAACAAATTAAtaacatatatattaattctTTTATTCTCATTTCCAGTCATTCTCCATTCTCATCTTGTTAAAGAAAACTCGACCATGAGTATTGTAAAAATCAAGAACCATAGAAGGATGATTCTGAACCAAGATGAACTTCATGCTCATCTTGAACAACGGTTGTGGAGCAAAGGAATCTGAAAATTTATAAACAAGCAAAGGTAACTTAGGCAAGTACTCTGGAATGATGAATTTAATGTGCTTAATGTCAATAATATCATCAACTATTATATGATCCTCAACAATTTTAAAGTACTTAGGTTATGACTTGGTCTCTATCAGATGCTCCTCACTTGTAACCTCTATATGCTTAATTTATTTAACCTCCTCAATTGAATCTTCCGTAACATCTTTTTCAATATGCTCAACGTCAATCTCGCCTTTAACTATCTTGTCATTTTCCAAATGCATAGGACGTTGAAGTTGAGATGTTATTATTCAATAAAACCTCTCCCGTTCTTCACTCACACGTTTGTAACTTTCTTCCCTCAATTCATTTTGGTACCTCTTATCCAATATCTTAAGTTTATAATGTTAATTATTTACCTTCTTCACTGTATATTAAATTGAAGTAACTAGCGGTCACTATGATAAATATTGAATTCGTAAAAGAACTTGTTATATTCACGCCCAAGAAAATATGTGTTATCTTCCCCAATATCAATTTTTATTTAATGTAACAAGACATGTTTTAAGAACATGGAATAACATAGTAAAATGAAAGAACGGTTCTTAACATGCAGATTTCAGAAGTTAAAAGGACTTGAATGatcataatttaaaagttatagGACACGGGCAGTGAAAACTCTAAAGCTAATGAATAGATCGAACAATAATTGGAAAGATCAGTGACCTCTATGCAATTTTGTAAGATTCAAGGACCGAATTATGATTTTAGCGACAGATTTATACTTTTTTGAATCTCCAAGGGCCTCTTTCTGAAGCATCAACCTTTCTTTTTTTACTTCCCAAGTCTGGTTTTTTTTCTTGTTGTTGAATTTTCTTCAAGATTTGATGGATATATATTGCGTGTACGTGTATGTTAGGTCCTTaatacaactgtagaggggggtgaatacagtttaagCAAACAAATCGAATTAGGTACTCAAGTTTTGTATTGACTGATAAAAACTGATTATAAAACTAATCTCTCAgaggatgaacaaatatcattgagagctgctaggttacataaaagatatatcaatttgtgacacatatagtgtaaacctaatatgtgcttatatactacataacttcacaatcaataaggaatcatattctattacaataaggaatcctatAATATGTTCATATATTGATTGctacaataagtaaagtcctacaccaACATGTATTCGGAAAATCCTTTCCTTCTTCGATATCCCCTGACTTTCAGCTGAAGTGACCAAATGCCGATGTCAAATACTGATCAGCAAATGCtgatgacaattgctgataacGTCACCTCTgctaaactctgatattaaatatTGATAATTAAACTCTGGTAATTTATATATTGATGTCATAAAtttcttctaacaatctccctcaacttatGCATTATATAATTATGGGCAAGTTCCTTATTGATGATgccaaaactatctaaatgcagagaTACAAACAAATAGTCTATCTTACAATCAGTGTCTTCATACTTTAACTTTAGTATTGAACTATGGTACAATCAGTAGCTTCATCAAGGAATTTCTTGAGTAGTATATCTTCAAGAACATTTACATATATTCCATTCTCTGTTTGATACCCTTGAGCTCTTCTGTAGATTCATCATTATGATAAACAACAGCTCTTAGATCATGCAGATTAGATCTTCCAAGTGACAAGTCATCTAGTTCCAAGAATCCAACTTTCTTACTATCAGGATTAAAAGTAAGAACCTCTTCACAAAAAGAGTTGACTAAGTTAGCTCCTCCAACAGGCATATCAATAGTATAACCAAATTCATTAATGTACTTTGAAATGTAATTGGACTTGTAAGTCATTCCTTTCTGCTTCATGTATACCAAGTTCTTCATAAATTCTGACTATCTAGCTGTAGTAAAGTTGGTTACCTTAAATAAAATAGTGACAAATTCCAACTCCTTCCATGGTTTATTTTTCAACTGCTCTTGAGTAAGCCTCAACCTTCTCCTAGATTCTAGAAAAAATATCAGCTTTTCACCGATTCTATCATTCATAATATGTACTGATAAAATTTTCTGTAAATCTTCAAGCTTTGTATTATTCCCAACTCCTGTCAGATTTCCAAGTTCCTTTAGAATCAAATCATCAACATAAGCATCAGTATTTGGAAATCCCAAGCCACTTCTTCTACCAGCTCTTCTAGACTGAGAGTTTCTACTATAGATCTTGTTTATAGTCTCAGAAGAATCTCTTACTAGTGCAGGTGTCTTGCTTCCCTATAGtaacttcttcttttcttctaaGGTCAATTCTGGCATAATAGAGTTTACAAATTCTAAATCATGATTTGTGAAATCAGATTGTATCTTTCCTGAACAGGCAACAACTTGAGTAGTATCAATGGTTGTGACTGGTTGAGCTTCAGCAATTGTTTCTTCATCAACTTGAGGATTGTTAGAGGTTGGTATCAATTATAATTTCTCAGCCCAATCAGCTCGACAAATCATCTTTCTTTTCTTGTGGAACTGATTAGCTTCTTCTTCttgaatcttctcttcatcagcatcATCATGAGCTACTATCTAGCaaatagattggatctatcagtgtTTGAGATTTTGGAACTTTGGATGCTGATTTCTTCTTGGATTTTTCTTTAACCTTTGTCTTTAATTTCTCACCAATTTTCTCTTTGCCCTTATAACTCATGTCAGCATTTAAAATTGCTTGAGACCTCAAAGGCCTTTCAACATCAGTTTGACTGACCTTTTTGATTACTACTCCTTTTGTAGATTTTCTATCATGAGTATCTTCATAAGGTGAGATAACATCAATATTTTATGATCTCATTGATTTGAATTCTTCCTCTATAACCTTAAGCCGTTCCATATCAACTCCAAGATTTTATCtttcaaatattcttctactcacctcataATCAAAAacttgaatctttggatccttatAGAACAGAGTTGTTTTCTTTCCTTTCACCTTCATCATTTTGTAGATactgacttgcttcagcaccaatTTCTATCTTCTGAATACCCTGGCCATCATCAGCATTTGTGACTTCAGAGTTTGTTGAGATTTAGTCACAGTCAGCTCCTTATTGTGCACAGTCTTTGAGACTTGCCTTCCATATCTCCTCATCTCTCCACCTAGTCTAGATTGACTAGTGATTTTAGATGTACCACTAGTACCAATCAGATCTCCAATTTGTTTCTTCAAAACTAACTCTTTCTTACTGCCTTTGCTATAACCATCATGACCATCCCTATCAGCAGTTTgagctgcttgcatttagatttaagcactttctccctctttttggcatcatcgCCAAGTAGGAGGGAAACTATAAGCTCTATTGACTGATGtactgttagtcgctaaacacgagctaatttacacgcaagtatacgatTTCGCAAGTAGAATAAGATATgaatcagattcattcccacagagactggctttggttaactaattaatttatgcacttaagaaacaatgtatggttattattcaatgctaagacgataacaaattgaggttgtttataactaagaattaaactaacaattataactaagagaataagattgattgaattaaatatatgacaaacatgggattctaacttcattaaatacttcattcaatagccttttcgttcttaaccgtagaatgtaatggtgatgatactaatcagataacacgaaactgataaatgccaactttcgttgcacgaataccatactaccagacatccacaaaagagatagaagctgaatagataccaattatattgagaccctatatgtctatagaatttgacaacataacagtttaaagcacaagttatctatcatgattacacagggaaagtaagatggttgaaattacccacgaatcatgcataacaaagacatgaacctatgctagcatgacaagttctaaatccttaaattcactgtcgcttcattaagaattaacacactatcttataagttcgcgacgctcataagacgaatacgcacaaccaatatcgggctatcatacaatcaccacacactaaggcatcgaaacaaattaactaaagaaatccataaataaatccgttagaaaaCCACGATAaagattagcccataatcgaactcatcatcaacgtg
This genomic interval from Apium graveolens cultivar Ventura chromosome 8, ASM990537v1, whole genome shotgun sequence contains the following:
- the LOC141679342 gene encoding uncharacterized protein LOC141679342, whose protein sequence is MNSLSAFAAAGDFIAIPESNPKAIAESDPLLGTDNFIADEGGSKGTEAKRAKRAKKGSEDIEETSRWLPAGWTIISKIRANGATAGTIDKYYVEPITKKRFRSKIAVKKYLETGSMKKSNSASKVMSSKKGTEKTVMGLDLNLPLA